A region from the Antennarius striatus isolate MH-2024 chromosome 24, ASM4005453v1, whole genome shotgun sequence genome encodes:
- the LOC137591459 gene encoding radixin-like isoform X2: MPKPLNVRVTTMDAELEFSIQPNTTGRQLFDQVMKTVGLREAWFFGLQYVDSKGYITWLKLNKKVTQQDVKKENPFQFKFRVKFFPEDVSVELIQEITQRLFFLQVKEAILNDESYCPPESAVLLASYAVQAKYGDYNRDLFKSEYLSHERLLPQRVVEQHTLTKGQWEDRIQTWHEEHRGMLREDSMMEYLKLAQDLEMYGVNYFEIKNKKGTQLWLGVDALGLNIYEHDNKLTPKIGFPWSEIRNISFNDKKFVIKPIDKKAPDFMFYAPRLRISKRILALCMGNHELYMRRRKPDTIEVQQMKAQAREEKQHKHMERAQLEKEKKRREYAEKEKERLEREKDELIERLRRIEEQTMRAQKELEEQCLIAMELEQEKQRAREEAERLAKERQAAEDARAELASQAADQQKNQEQLASELAEFTAKIALLEEAKKKKDDEAVAWQQKALSAQDDLEKAKEELKSSMMVVSAPLCGNAENEHDEQDENHAEASAELSNEGVSQLDLRSEEARVTEAQKNDKVKQQLQSLSSELAQARDNTKKTQNDVLHAENVKAGRDKYKTLRQIRQGNTKQRIDEFESM; this comes from the exons ATGCCGAAACCG CTCAACGTCCGCGTGACCACCATGGATGCGGAGCTAGAATTTTCCATCCAGCCTAATACCACAGGAAGACAGCTTTTTGACCAG gtgatgaagacgGTGGGACTGCGGGAGGCCTGGTTCTTCGGCCTCCAGTATGTGGACAGTAAAGGCTACATCACCTGGCTCAAACTCAACAAAAAG GTGACTCAGCAGGATGTGAAGAAAGAGAACCCCTTCCAGTTTAAGTTCAGAGTCAAGTTCTTCCCCGAGGATGTCTCAGTGGAGCTGATTCAGGAGATCACCCAGAGACTCTTTTTCTTACAG GTGAAGGAGGCCATCCTGAACGATGAGAGCTACTGCCCCCCAGAGAGCGCTGTGCTGTTAGCGTCGTACGCCGTCCAGGCCAAGTATGGAGACTACAACAGAGATCTGTTCAAATCGGAGTACCTCTCCCACGAGAGACTGCTGCCACAGAG AGTTGTAGAACAACACACGCTGACCAAGGGGCAGTGGGAGGACAGGATACAGACTTGGCATGAAGAGCATAGAGGAATGCTCCG AGAAGACTCGATGATGGAATATCTTAAACTCGCCCAGGATCTGGAGATGTATGGAGTCAACTACTTCGAGATCAAAAACAAGAAGGGCACGCAGCTGTGGCTGGGCGTGGATGCCCTCGGTCTCAACATCTACGAACACGACAATAA GTTGACGCCAAAGATCGGCTTCCCCTGGAGTGAGATTCGAAACATCTCTTTCAATGATAAGAAGTTTGTCATCAAACCTATTGACAAGAAAGCACCT gACTTCATGTTTTACGCCCCACGACTGCGCATCAGCAAACGCATCCTGGCATTATGTATGGGAAACCACGAGCTGTACATGAGGAGGCGGAAGCCTGACACCATCGAGGTGCAGCAGATGAAGGCTCAAGCCAGAGAGGAGAAGCAGCACAAACATATGGAGAG GGCTCaactggagaaggagaagaagcgGCGTGAGTatgcagagaaggagaaggagaggctCGAGCGCGAGAAAGACGAACTCATTGAGAGGCTGAGACGGATTGAAGAGCAGACAATGAGAGCTCAGAAAG AGCTTGAGGAGCAGTGTCTCATCGCCATGGAGCTGGAGCAGGAGAAGCAGAGGGCGAGGGAGGAGGCCGAGAGGCTGGCGAAGGAAAGGCAGGCCGCTGAGGACGCCCGGGCGGAACTGGCCAGCCAGGCTGCGGACCAGCAGAAGAACCAGGAACAACTG GCGTCTGAGCTCGCCGAGTTCACAGCCAAGATCGCTCTCCTGGAAGaagccaagaaaaagaaagacgaCGAGGCCGTAGCCTGGCAGCAGAAG GCCCTGTCGGCCCAGGATGACCTGGAGAAGGCcaaggaggagctgaagagcTCCATGATGGTGGTGTCGGCGCCTTTGTGCGGCAACGCCGAGAACGAACACGACGAGCAGGACGAGAACCACGCGGAGGCCAGCGCCGAGCTCTCCAATGAGGGCGTGAGCCAGCTCGACCTCCGCAGCGAGGAGGCTCGCGTGACCGAAGCCCAGAAGAACGACAAGGTCAAACAGCAGCTGCAG TCATTAAGTTCTGAGTTGGCCCAGGCCAGAGACAACACCAAGAAGACGCAGAACGACGTGCTACACGCCGAGAATGTGAAAGCTGGCCGAGACAAATACAAAACACTGCGCCAGATCCGACAGGGCAACACGAAGCAGCGCATCGACGAGTTCGAGTCGATGTGA
- the LOC137591459 gene encoding radixin-like isoform X1, with product MPKPLNVRVTTMDAELEFSIQPNTTGRQLFDQVMKTVGLREAWFFGLQYVDSKGYITWLKLNKKVTQQDVKKENPFQFKFRVKFFPEDVSVELIQEITQRLFFLQVKEAILNDESYCPPESAVLLASYAVQAKYGDYNRDLFKSEYLSHERLLPQRVVEQHTLTKGQWEDRIQTWHEEHRGMLREDSMMEYLKLAQDLEMYGVNYFEIKNKKGTQLWLGVDALGLNIYEHDNKLTPKIGFPWSEIRNISFNDKKFVIKPIDKKAPDFMFYAPRLRISKRILALCMGNHELYMRRRKPDTIEVQQMKAQAREEKQHKHMERAQLEKEKKRREYAEKEKERLEREKDELIERLRRIEEQTMRAQKELEEQCLIAMELEQEKQRAREEAERLAKERQAAEDARAELASQAADQQKNQEQLASELAEFTAKIALLEEAKKKKDDEAVAWQQKALSAQDDLEKAKEELKSSMMVVSAPLCGNAENEHDEQDENHAEASAELSNEGVSQLDLRSEEARVTEAQKNDKVKQQLQVRAGGGAELQVRVLLLLFFAFLVRILVFSLISSLPYRSFSFIPQSLSSELAQARDNTKKTQNDVLHAENVKAGRDKYKTLRQIRQGNTKQRIDEFESM from the exons ATGCCGAAACCG CTCAACGTCCGCGTGACCACCATGGATGCGGAGCTAGAATTTTCCATCCAGCCTAATACCACAGGAAGACAGCTTTTTGACCAG gtgatgaagacgGTGGGACTGCGGGAGGCCTGGTTCTTCGGCCTCCAGTATGTGGACAGTAAAGGCTACATCACCTGGCTCAAACTCAACAAAAAG GTGACTCAGCAGGATGTGAAGAAAGAGAACCCCTTCCAGTTTAAGTTCAGAGTCAAGTTCTTCCCCGAGGATGTCTCAGTGGAGCTGATTCAGGAGATCACCCAGAGACTCTTTTTCTTACAG GTGAAGGAGGCCATCCTGAACGATGAGAGCTACTGCCCCCCAGAGAGCGCTGTGCTGTTAGCGTCGTACGCCGTCCAGGCCAAGTATGGAGACTACAACAGAGATCTGTTCAAATCGGAGTACCTCTCCCACGAGAGACTGCTGCCACAGAG AGTTGTAGAACAACACACGCTGACCAAGGGGCAGTGGGAGGACAGGATACAGACTTGGCATGAAGAGCATAGAGGAATGCTCCG AGAAGACTCGATGATGGAATATCTTAAACTCGCCCAGGATCTGGAGATGTATGGAGTCAACTACTTCGAGATCAAAAACAAGAAGGGCACGCAGCTGTGGCTGGGCGTGGATGCCCTCGGTCTCAACATCTACGAACACGACAATAA GTTGACGCCAAAGATCGGCTTCCCCTGGAGTGAGATTCGAAACATCTCTTTCAATGATAAGAAGTTTGTCATCAAACCTATTGACAAGAAAGCACCT gACTTCATGTTTTACGCCCCACGACTGCGCATCAGCAAACGCATCCTGGCATTATGTATGGGAAACCACGAGCTGTACATGAGGAGGCGGAAGCCTGACACCATCGAGGTGCAGCAGATGAAGGCTCAAGCCAGAGAGGAGAAGCAGCACAAACATATGGAGAG GGCTCaactggagaaggagaagaagcgGCGTGAGTatgcagagaaggagaaggagaggctCGAGCGCGAGAAAGACGAACTCATTGAGAGGCTGAGACGGATTGAAGAGCAGACAATGAGAGCTCAGAAAG AGCTTGAGGAGCAGTGTCTCATCGCCATGGAGCTGGAGCAGGAGAAGCAGAGGGCGAGGGAGGAGGCCGAGAGGCTGGCGAAGGAAAGGCAGGCCGCTGAGGACGCCCGGGCGGAACTGGCCAGCCAGGCTGCGGACCAGCAGAAGAACCAGGAACAACTG GCGTCTGAGCTCGCCGAGTTCACAGCCAAGATCGCTCTCCTGGAAGaagccaagaaaaagaaagacgaCGAGGCCGTAGCCTGGCAGCAGAAG GCCCTGTCGGCCCAGGATGACCTGGAGAAGGCcaaggaggagctgaagagcTCCATGATGGTGGTGTCGGCGCCTTTGTGCGGCAACGCCGAGAACGAACACGACGAGCAGGACGAGAACCACGCGGAGGCCAGCGCCGAGCTCTCCAATGAGGGCGTGAGCCAGCTCGACCTCCGCAGCGAGGAGGCTCGCGTGACCGAAGCCCAGAAGAACGACAAGGTCAAACAGCAGCTGCAGGtgagagctggggggggggcggagcttcaggtGAGGGTTCTCTTGcttcttttctttgcttttctggTTCGTATCCTCGTATTTTCCCTTATTTCCTCACTCCCTTACCGTTCCTTCTCTTTCATCCCACAGTCATTAAGTTCTGAGTTGGCCCAGGCCAGAGACAACACCAAGAAGACGCAGAACGACGTGCTACACGCCGAGAATGTGAAAGCTGGCCGAGACAAATACAAAACACTGCGCCAGATCCGACAGGGCAACACGAAGCAGCGCATCGACGAGTTCGAGTCGATGTGA
- the LOC137591316 gene encoding probable ribonuclease ZC3H12C produces MGQKDHEEAGAGHILDLVLDLEYLHVAWPDRQAGGAVGPPAMEEQGESTNNSITVDSPPPTVVEENAGSDAESDLAPSSNTTAVSGSNPNEGEEGFTPTKNAHQPLCRTQCVDLGTEGPPEPPSQCSSNQEEDAPVHSSPSSPCNRPPDPPSNPSTSEPASGASGKEYQAKLEFALKLGYSEETVRLVLSKLGPNTLINDILGELVKLGTKSDSEQPPRTLASTSSSSSSSSSCGCSELLDSQRSDSPCPSETLCDQDNLRPIVVDGSNVAMSHGNKEVFSCQGIQLAVDWFLERGHHDITVFVPAWRKEQSRPDAPITDQEILRRLEKEKILVFTPSRRVQGRRVVCYDDRFIVKLAYESDGIIVSNDNYRDLANEKPEWKKFIDERLLMYSFVNDKFMPPDDPLGRHGPSLDNFLRKRAVMPEQKKQPCPYGKKCTYGHKCKYYHPERGAQPQRAVADELRASAKTCVPTKAQGDAGLVKSHSVPAGSIEAKKSAPKRQSDPSIRALSYSDAEEKLLTKGRTEVQKSMCVSTTMSPTPECGPPSGFSLPQDQHSRAGTPHSLPAPNHDLYPHCESPDLSYYSVTRAYSGLSLSSRRSPDCRFPNDTDLRLGSMGSTGSECGSESSVSCGSSCDSYGERPCPGCPPDMLLEDGVHFVGSHSRLYPHHAPSNHDLCGVHPADYTNIQHSHSSNSGVHSYHLNLTRGHPLQDPPPPEAPPKRPLYPLPPHLQHQSLAARSSCPGDYHSLPQSNPHTPGSPLGRCLAPTRAESVSDSHLYEHLSSHHHHRAKAPPSWDAYYRHSPLSTSRYEPSAYDNPPEARQPPWHAPHWSQESYAEHHPPHPALHPSPTHYFNHPLPSSRSSLPPPPHPSSPALPPYPPHNAHLSMPSHPPPPPPPPPSYMPQHPESPAHNRYGDVREKVYVNLCNIFPSDLVSRVMARSPHITDPQQLAAAILAEKAQTGY; encoded by the exons ATGGGCCAGAAGGACCATGAGGAGGCAGGAGCAGGCCACATCCTTGACCTGGTGTTGGATTTGGAGTACCTACATGTAGCGTGGCCAGACCGGCAGGCTGGCGGTGCTGTCGGGCCCCCTGCTATGGAGGAGCAGGGGGAGAGCACTAACAACAGCATCACTGTTGATTCCCCTCCACCAACCGTAGTGGAAGAAAATGCCGGTTCTGATGCAGAGAGCGACCTGGCACCGTCATCAAACACCACCGCTGTCAGCGGTTCCAACCCaaatgaaggagaagaaggctTTACTCCAACTAAGAACGCTCACCAACCGCTTTGTAGGACCCAGTGTGTTGACTTGGGTACTGAGGGTCCTCCTGAACCCCCATCCCAGTGTTCTTCAAACCAAGAAGAAGACGCCCCTGTCCACTCCTCACCCAGCTCCCCATGTAACCGTCCACCCGATCCTCCGTCCAATCCCTCCACATCAGAACCAGCGTCTGGGGCCAGTGGGAAGGAATACCAGGCGAAGCTGGAGTTCGCCCTGAAGCTGGGCTACTCTGAAGAGACCGTACGACTGGTGTTGTCCAAGCTCGGCCCCAACACCCTCATCAACGACATACTGGGAGAACTGGTCAAACTGGGCACCAAGTCAGACAGCGAGCAGCCTCCTCGAACTCTAGCCTCcacctcatcctcttcatcctcctcttcctcttgcgGATGTTCGGAATTGTTGGACAGCCAGAGGTCAGACTCTCCGTGTCCGTCGGAGACTCTCTGTGACCAGGACAACCTGCGACCAATAGTGGTGGACGGCAGTAATGTAGCGATGAG CCATGGGAACAAAGAAGTGTTTTCCTGCCAGGGCATCCAGCTGGCTGTAGACTGGTTCCTGGAGCGCGGccatcatgacatcacagtgtTTGTGCCCGCATGGAGGAAAGAACAGTCCCGTCCTGATGCCCCGATAACTG atcaggaGATTTTGCGTCGCCTAGAGAAGGAAAAGATCCTGGTCTTCACTCCTTCGCGGCGCGTCCAAGGTCGGCGTGTTGTTTGCTATGACGACCGCTTCATAGTCAAGCTGGCCTATGAGTCAGATGGCATCATCGTCTCCAACGACAACTACAGAGACCTGGCTAATGAAAAGCCAGAGTGGAAGAAATTCATCGATGAGCGGCTGCTCATGTATTCCTTTGTCAATGACAA ATTCATGCCCCCAGACGACCCTCTTGGCCGTCACGGCCCCAGCTTAGACAACTTCCTCAGAAAAAGAGCCGTCATGCCTGAGCAGAAGAAACAGCCATGTCCATACG GAAAGAAATGTACCTACGGCCACAAGTGTAAGTACTACCACCCAGAGAGAGGCGCCCAGCCTCAGCGAGCTGTGGCCGATGAGCTGCGTGCCAGTGCCAAGACCTGTGTCCCAACGAAAGCCCAGGGGGACGCTGGGCTGGTGAAAAGCCACAGTGTTCCTGCTGGGAGCATCGAGGCAAAGAAAAGCGCTCCGAAAAGGCAGTCAGACCCAAGCATCCGAGCTCTGTCCTACAGCGACGCCGAGGAGAAACTTCTCACCAAAGGGAGAACGGAGGTCCAGAAGAGTATGTGTGTCAGCACAACCATGTCCCCCACCCCAGAATGTGGCCCTCCATCCGGTTTTAGTCTTCCACAGGATCAACATTCCAGAGCGGGGACTCCTCACAGTCTACCAGCACCCAACCATGACCTTTACCCTCACTGCGAGTCTCCAGACTTGAGCTACTACTCGGTGACTCGCGCCTACTCTGGCCTGAGCCTCTCGTCCAGACGCAGTCCGGACTGTCGCTTCCCAAACGACACAGACCTCCGTCTGGGCTCCATGGGCTCCACGGGGTCCGAATGCGGGAGCGAAAGCAGCGTGAGCTGCGGCAGCAGCTGCGACTCCTACGGCGAGAGGCCGTGTCCCGGCTGCCCCCCAGACATGCTGCTGGAAGACGGCGTTCATTTCGTTGGTTCCCACAGTCGGCTGTACCCCCATCACGCCCCGTCAAACCACGACCTGTGTGGCGTTCATCCGGCTGATTACACAAACATCCAACACAGCCACTCGTCTAATTCTGGAGTACACAGCTACCACTTGAATCTGACGCGTGGACACCCCCTCCAAGACCCCCCTCCGCCAGAGGCTCCCCCAAAACGCCCTCTTTACCCTTTACCCCCTCATCTCCAGCATCAGTCGCTGGCTGCACGCTCCAGCTGCCCGGGTGACTACCACTCCCTGCCCCAGTCCAACCCCCACACCCCTGGCTCCCCCCTCGGGCGCTGCCTGGCCCCCACACGAGCGGAGAGCGTGTCGGACTCGCACCTGTACGAACACCTGTcatcacaccaccaccaccgggcCAAAGCTCCGCCCAGCTGGGACGCTTACTACAGACATTCTCCTCTGTCAACGTCCAGGTACGAGCCGTCCGCCTATGACAACCCGCCAGAAGCACGCCAGCCCCCCTGGCACGCCCCCCACTGGTCACAGGAGAGCTACGCCGAGCACCACCCCCCTCACCCGGCACTACACCCGTCCCCAACACATTACTTCAACCACCCGCTGCCTTCATCCCGTTCTTcgctcccccctcctcctcatccatccAGCCCCGCTCTCCCCCCATACCCCCCCCACAACGCTCACCTTTCAATGCCCTCacaccctcctccccctcctcctcctcctccctcctacATGCCACAGCACCCAGAATCTCCCGCACACAATCGCTACGGCGACGTGAGGGAGAAGGTGTACGTCAACCTGTGCAACATCTTCCCTTCAGACCTGGTCAGCCGAGTGATGGCCAGGAGCCCCCACATCACGGACCCCCAGCAGCTGGCAGCCGCCATCCTCGCAGAGAAAGCTCAGACAGGTTACTGA